CGTCAAGTCAATCCGATACCGCTTCTTCGACATACGGGCCCCATGAATCGGCCCGCGACACGGCGAGAACCGATTGGCTGCGGGGGACGCAGTGCTTAGCATGACAACACTTCCGCCTTTGGTCGATACAAGGGACTAGAGATGCGTCTCCGAGGTTGCTTCCTCGTCGTCGAGGCCCGGCAGCTCGGGGATCACGTTCTCCGAGGCTTCGGCTCCCGGGTCTCCCGGCTCGGCGTCACCGGGCTCGGTGTCTTCGGGTTCGGCGTCTTCGGTCTCCTCGGCTTCGGAGGCGGCGGGCTCTGCGTCCACGGCCTCGGCGCTCTCGATGACCACTTCGCTCACCACCTCGGCGACACCCGGGACGGCACCTGCCAGCTCCGTCGCCAGCACGATCACGTCTGCGTTCGGCGCGCCGCCGATCAGTGTGACGATTCGATCTTGAACGCCGGCGGTGATGGTTGCGCCTTCGAGTTCTGGCTCCTCCAGCAGCGCACGGTTGACCTGACGGTGGAGCACCTCGTCGGTCGCGAACTCACCGACGGCGTTCTTGGCCGAGAGCCAACGCTGTTGCACTTCGTCGAAGGCCTCGGCGGCCTTGTCGCGAGCCGCCTGGGCGTCTTCCAGGCGTCGCTCCAGTTGGTCGAGGGTCGTCTGGGCGGCGTTCTTGGCCTGGCTGGCCGAAGCCAGCTCTTCTGTGGCGTCGGCAAGCTGCTCCTCCGGGGTGGGATCGCCGCAGCCTGTACCCGCAAGGGCAAGCAAGAGGGCGCAAGTGGGCGCCAGTAGACGCAGGGTCGGACTCGAGCGGAAGGGATTCATGGGGGCCTCCTCGGGCAGCGAAACGCGTTCGGGGCCGGTGGTTACCACGATTCCGCCTGCTGGGCCACGAGGCAGAAGGACCCACGAGAATCCCCGAACGACTCGGGTTTGGCTCGCATTCCCGGCTCGACCGGGGGATTGCCGGGCTGCCTCGCCCGGTGTAACACGAGGCGGTGACGGCACGAAAGAAGACCCGCGGCCCCGCCGCGACCCAATACGAGAAACTCGGCAGCTTCTACCTGGGCGCAACCCTCGGAAGCGATGGCAAGCGCTCGGAAGAGGCCCTGCTCTACGACTCCAAGGATCTCACGACCCACGCCGTCTGTGTGGGCATGACCGGCAGCGGCAAGACCGGTCTGTGCGTCTCGCTTCTCGAGGAAGCTGCCCTTGACGGCATTCCGGCGATCGTCATCGATCCGAAGGGCGATCTCGGCAACCTCCTGCTCACCTTCCCCGATCTCGCTCCTACGGATTTCAGGCCCTGGATCGATGAGGCCGCCGCAGGCCGCGAGGGACGAACGCCAGACGAGCAGGCCAAAGCGGTCGCCGAACAGTGGAAGAAGGGCCTCGCGGATTGGGGCCAGGATGGTGCGCGCATCAGGGCGTTTCGTGAGGCCGTCGATCTGGCGATCTACACCCCGGGAAGCAGCGCTGGCCGCCCGCTCCGGGTCCTGAAATCCCTGGCCGCACCGCCGGAAGCGTTGCGCGGGGATTCCGATGCGCATCGGGAGCGCATCCAGGCTTCGGTGTCGGGGCTACTCGCCTTGCTAGGCATCGATCCCGATCCGATCAAGAGCCGCGAGCACATCCTCATCTCCAATGTCGTGGATCGTGCCTGGTCCGCGGGGCGGGATCTCGATCTCGCCAGCCTGATCCGGGAAATCCAGAGCCCGGCCTTCGATCGGGTCGGCGTGTTCGATCTGGAGAGCTTCTTTCCGGCCGAGGATCGGCTGGCGCTTGCGATGACACTGAACAACCTGCTCGCTTCGCCGAGCTTCTCTTCCTGGATGGAAGGGGAGCCGCTCGATATCCAACGGCTGCTGTATACGCCCGAAGGGAAGCCGCGTCTCTCCATCCTTTCGATCGCCCATCTCTCCGAGAGCGAGCGCATGTTCTTCGTGACGCTGCTGTTGAACGAGATGGTCACCTGGATGCGCAGCCAGCCCGGCACGAACAGCCTGCGGGCCATTCTCTACATGGACGAGGTATTCGGCTACTTCCCGCCGACCGCGAATCCGCCGTCGAAGATGCCGATGCTGACGCTCCTGAAGCAGGCCCGGGCCTATGGCCTCGGCTGCGTGTTGGCAACCCAGAACCCGGTAGACCTCGACTACAAAGGCCTCTCCAATACCGGAACCTGGTTGTTAGGTCGCCTTCAGACCGAGCGGGACAAGATGCGGGTGATCGAAGGGCTCGAGGGGGCGTCGGCCACGACCGGTGCCGCCTTCGATCGCGGAGAGATGGAGCGGCTCCTGGCGGGCCTCGGCAACCGGACCTTCTTGATCAACAACGTTCATGAAAGATGGGCCGGTGTTGTTCCAGACGCGTTGGGCGATGTCCTACCTGCGCGGGCCGCTCACGCGAAAGCAGATCGCCAGCCTCACGGCGAAGCAGGAGTTAGCGTCTCCGGTGGCTCCCGAATCGACCCTCGCGCCGCCAGTGGTCCCCGAGGTCCCCGAGGCCGCCGTCCGGCCGGCCGTCGCACCGGAGGTCGATCAGGCCTACCGGCCGGTGGTGGCTCCAGCCGGTGAGGGCGTACGAATCGTCTATCGCCCCTGCTTGTTTGGCGCGGCCGGCGTGCACTATGCCAAGGCAGCGGCCAACGTCGACCGTTGGGAGAGCGTAGGAGTGCTCGTGCCCTTGGCCGGGGATCTCCGCGGTTCGCCCTGGGACGACGAGGGGACGGTCACGCTCGATCCCCAGCAACTGGATCTCGGAGACGTAGCCTACGAGGGTGCCGAGTTCGGAGATCTTCCCTCAGCAGCGACACGAGCGAAGAGCTACCCGCGTTGGAACAAGATGCTGAAGAGTCACATCTATCGGGTGTGCGTGCTGAGCCTGTGGAAGTGCAAGGCGTTGAAGGAGACATCCAAACCGGGCGAGAGCGAAGGCGACTTCCGAGCCCGGATGCGCACCAAGCTGCACGAGCAACGGGATCTCCGGGTCGAAAAGCTTCGCAAGCGGTACGCGACGAAGATCACGCGGCTCGAGAACCGCATTCTCCGTGCTGAGCAGAAGCTCGAACGCGAAGAGGAACAATACGACGCCTCCAAACGCAACACGGTCATTTCAATGGGTGCCACCATGCTCGGAGCGCTCTTCGGTCGGAAGCTGGGAAGCGCCCGGAACGTAGGCCGGGCCACGACCGCGATCCGCGGGGCGAACCGAGCCATGAAGCAGCACGGCGATATCGACCGGGCCGAGGCGGAGTTGGGTGCGGTAAAAGAGGAACTCATCGAGATGGAGCAGGAGCTCCAGACCGAACTCGAGAGGGTTCGCGACGAGGTCGATGAATCCGCAATCGAACTCGTGCAGCTCCCTATTCGCACGCGCAAATCCGACACGGCCGTCGAGCGGGTCGCCCTGGTGTGGGTGCCGTGGCGGGTCGGCAAAGACGGGATCGCCGAGCCGGCCTGGGAATGACGGCGAGAAGCTGCTCCGCTTCTGTTGCGTAGCCCCAGCGAAGCGTCCCCACCCGCCAGTACGGCTGCCCCCCGCACCTCGATCCGCCAGGAGAAGCGAAGCGGGGTCCAGGGGGCAGGTTCGATTCAGGCTGGTCGCCGTTGAGCCTAGTGATATGATTCATAAATAAAGGGCACTATTGGACTATCCACGTTACCCTCGCGGCGAACGGCCAGAGGGGCACGATGCGGGTCGCAGCCGAGATTCACCTCAGCAAGAGCCAGCGGGCGATGCTTCAGCAATGGTC
The bacterium DNA segment above includes these coding regions:
- a CDS encoding BON domain-containing protein is translated as MNPFRSSPTLRLLAPTCALLLALAGTGCGDPTPEEQLADATEELASASQAKNAAQTTLDQLERRLEDAQAARDKAAEAFDEVQQRWLSAKNAVGEFATDEVLHRQVNRALLEEPELEGATITAGVQDRIVTLIGGAPNADVIVLATELAGAVPGVAEVVSEVVIESAEAVDAEPAASEAEETEDAEPEDTEPGDAEPGDPGAEASENVIPELPGLDDEEATSETHL